GCCGCGACTTCCTGGGACTGGAACGCGGATGAGCGACGTCATCGTCCATGTCATGATCCGCGGCCGCGTGCAGGGCGTCGGCTACCGCGCCTGGGTCGAGCACCAGGCGGCGGCGAGCCGGCTCGAGGGCTGGGTGCGCAACCGCCGCGACGGCAGCGTGGAGGCGGTGTTTTCCGGGCGTTCGGAGATCGTCGCCAACATGCTCACCCGCTGTCGCCGCGG
This genomic interval from Bradyrhizobium sp. NP1 contains the following:
- a CDS encoding acylphosphatase, giving the protein MSDVIVHVMIRGRVQGVGYRAWVEHQAAASRLEGWVRNRRDGSVEAVFSGRSEIVANMLTRCRRGPPSARVDAVAEEPASPDLLKLREPGEPFSVLSTI